In Wolbachia endosymbiont (group A) of Pogonocherus hispidulus, the genomic stretch AATCATCCTTATAATTAACGGCCATCTCAGCAAGAATTTTTCTATTTAAATCAATGCCGGCAAGTGTAAGACCATGCATAAACCTACCATAAGTAAGCCCATGCTCTCTTGCTGCTGCATTAATACGTATTATCCATAAGCTACGGAAATCACGTTTACGGGTTCTTCTGTCTCTGTAAGCATATTGCAGTGCTTTTTCAACTCTTTGTAATGCAATTCTATAACAATTTTTTGCGCGCCCTCTATAACCCTTTGCCAGTTTTAATATTTTTTTATGACGAGCGTGAGTAGTGACTCCACGTTTTACCCGAGCCATTTTATTTTACCTCCATTTTGTTAAATACCATAAGGCATATAAAGCTTAACTATACGCGAGTCAGATTTACCAAGAATCGTTGTACCGCGCTGATTACGAATATTAGATTTACTTCTCTTTACCATGCCATGCCTTTTGCCTGACTGAGTAGAAATGACTTTACCCTTAGCTGTAAGGTGAAAGCGCTTTTTAACAGAAGATTTGGTTTTTAATTTTATTTTCTTCATATTCCAAATAAATTTACAAGCACTACTATTGAGTTCTTTAATAGTAATTAAGCATTATTATAAATAATTTTATTAAAGAATCAAATTAAAATTGTATATTAAAGGAGTTTAAAAGTAATTACGCCCAATATATGTGTTATACCTTCTTTATCCCCAAGTGGCAACAATACTTGCCTCATTTTAACACTTTCGCTTTCTTCCTCTTCGTTGATTGGACATTTACTCTCTATTACAGTATCAAGTTTATCAATGACTGCATCTATTTTATATAGTCGCAGAAATGGTGCATCAATTGCATACTTATTATCAATGCGCGTCTTTTTCTCAAAACCATAGAATTCAACAGCCTTTTCTCCTGCATTTTCACAAATATAACCTTGATCCTTGACTTCAATGATAAAACAATGCTGCCATGACTCCATTATTTCTGCAGTGTCTATTTCGTGCCTTTCTGGCCAATCTCTGTCTGATCCTTTTATGTCACTCCAGTGTTGAGTCACCACATTTGCTATTCTTTTTTCTTTGCCTACATAAATTTCCATTCTAATTTCCACATATAAAACATAGATATGAGGTAAATTTATCGTGAATATATTGATTTTTTCTTACCACAAGGTGCATGTCACTAGAAGTTCTGAGATCTAGAGAGTGGTGGTATTGTAATTGATTTTATTTCCATTGCAGCTTATTATTCATAGATACTCTCAATAAAAATAATGAAGCTAAACGAAATCAGAGAAAGATTTATAAAATTTTTTATAAGTAATGGCCATGAGCAGGTTTCTTCTTCTCCTTTGATTCCAGAACATGACCCAACGCTCATGTTCACAAATGCTGGTATGGTGCAGTTTAAAAATATTTTTACTGGTGTTCAAAAAACTGAAATGAAACGTGCTGTCTCAAGTCAAAAGTGCCTAAGAGCAGGCGGTAAACATAACGATCTTGAAAATGTTGGCTATACAACTCGGCATCACACATTTTTTGAAATGCTCGGAAATTTTAGCTTCGGTGATTACTTTAAGGAAACTGCGATAGAATTTGCGTGGAAATTTATCACTAAGGAGTTATCTCTTGATAAAAACAGACTATCCATAACCGTCTACCATACTGATGATGAGGCGTACGAGATTTGGCGTAAGATAAGTGGCTTTTCAAGTGATAAAATCATAAGAATTACAACGGATGATAACTTTTGGAGTATGGGAAGCACTGGTCCGTGCGGTCCATGTTCTGAAATTTTTTATGACCATGGGAGTCCTAATTTACAAGAGGGCGATAGAATTGTTGAAATCTGGAATCTGGTATTCATGGAGTTTAATAAAGATGAAGAAGGTAATTTACACAAATTGCCAAAAAAATGCATCGATACTGGAATGGGCCTTGAAAGAATAGCGGCTGTTATGCAAAACGTCCATGATAACTATGATATTGATCTATTTTCTGCTCTGATAAGTAAATCACAAGAGTACTGTGGAAGAACGGAAAATAAAATAGCGCATAAGATCGTAGCAGATCATCTTCGCGCGGCTGCATTTCTCATCGCAGAAGGAGTGCTTCCTGGAAATGAGGGCAGGAATTACGTATTACGCAGATTAATTAGGAGAGCCGCGCGTTATATCCACCTGCTTGGATATAATGATTCTCTACTCCATCGCATTTTTCCGGCGCTGATAGATAGCACGAGTTCGGCTTATATGGGAGATGTTTATCCTGAATTAGTCAGAGCCAAAAGCTTAATAGAAACGACGTTAAAATCAGAGGAAGAAAACTTTAAAGACACTTTGATGAAAGGTATCAATCTTCTGGAGAAATTCACTACAGATTTAAAATCGGGCGATACTTTACCTGGAGAATCAGCATTTAAGCTATATGACACCTATGGGTTTCCTTTGGATATTACACTTGATGTTTTAAAAGAGAAAAAAATAAATTTTGACCAGAAGGGTTTTGATGATGCAATGGGAGAACAAAAAGAGAGAGCACGTACTAAATGGGCTGGATCTGGTGAAAAATCTGTTGAGCAAGTATGGTTTGATTTGATCAATAAATTTGGCAAAACAGAGTTTGTTGGTTATGAGCTTGGTGAGATAAAGGATGCAAAGGTCCTAGCCGTAATTTCTTTCCAAAATGAAGTAATTGATTCTGCAAAGGAGGGAGAAAAGATAACCGTTATACTTGATAAAACACCATTTTATGGTGAGTCAGGTGGACAGGTGGGGGATACTGGAAGTTTCATTGTCCCTTCTGTCATCCAAGTAGCGGACACTGGGATCCAGAAAGAAGAAAACACGTGGTCACGCGCTGGAATGACGACAGATTGCATTGCTGGAAGTATGGTTATAGTGGAAAATACCAATAAGGTTAATGACCTATATTTGCACAGATGCATAGTTAAATCTGGCTCAATGTGTAAAGGTGATACAGTTGCAGCAAGCATTGACAAGGAAAGAAGGCAAACCTTAAGAAGAAATCATTCAGCTACACATCTTCTGCACTTTACACTCAGAAAAATTCTAGGTGATCATGTCACTCAAAAAGGTTCCCTAGTTGCACCAGATAGACTGAGATTCGACTTTAGTCATAACACTCAAGTCGCTCAGGATCAGTTGTTTTGGGTAGAGGATATGGTAAACTCTCTAATCAGAGAAAATCTTTCTGCATCTACAAAAATTCAAAGCATGAATCAGGCAATAGACGAAGGAGCTATGGCGTTGTTTGGTGAGAAATATGGTGATCAGGTTAGAGTTGTAAATATTGGAGATTCGAAAGAGCTATGTGGTGGCACGCACGTTGAACATACTGGAGAAATCGGTTTATTTAAGATAGTAACAGAAAGTTCTGTTGCTTTTGGAGTGAGGAGAATTGAAGCTTTAACTGGTCAGGAAGCAATTAATTATGTACGTGATAATGAAATTAACTTAAAAAAAGTTGCAGAATTCGTAAAAGTGCCAGTAAGTGAAATAACAAGCAGATTAGGTGTTTTAAGTCAAGAACACAAAAAATCCGAAACCAAAATAAGAAACCTATATAAAAAGCTTGTGAGTGCAGAGAATATAAAAAGCACTGAAATAAATGGAATAAATTTTATAAGCCACACTTTCACTGATATTCCAGCAAATGTAATAAGAGAGTTTGTTTTGCAGCAACAAAAACCAAAAACGGTAATAGCTTTCACGGCAACAGAAAAAGATAAAACAGTTTTGATTATTAAAGTAAGTAAAGACTTAATCAATAAGATTAGCGCAAAGGAACTAATATCAATAGCAGTTGAAAAGAACTGTGGTGGGAATGCTGAACTTGCACAAACAGGCTGTGATAGCAATAAAATAGATGATGCCATTACAGCCATTTATAGCAAAATAACAGCTTCTAAGCACTCTACGTCATACCACCACGAACCGTCATACCGCCGTGGCGCTAACAAGCAGCGGGATACTTAACCATCGTCTACACCGTCATACCGCGATTCATTCGCGGTATCTCCCAGCATAGATCCCGCTAACAAGTAGCGGTATGACGAATTACTTAACCGTCATACCGCCACGAACCGTCATTCCGCCGCAGACCGTCATACCGCCGCGGTATCTCATCCGCTAACACGCAGCGGGATACTTGACCTTTACAGGGATGACGGTTGTCGTTTAGCTACAAATATTAAGAAATTTACCAAACGAAAAAAAAGGCAAAAGAAGCCCCGTGGTTGGCTAATTACTTACATTATACTTTCAAGTATGGCGTTTTTTTATTCTAAACGTTTAATAACCGCGATTTAGCTGCTTTTAAGCCGCAACTAATCTAAATTATAAACGTTAAGAAATTTACTAAACAGAAAAAAAGGCAAAAGAAACCCTAGGGTAGCTAGTTATTCACTATCCATTTTTTAAGTTGGCGTTTTTTTATGTTTTAAACGCTTTATAAGCGCGTTTCAGCTTATGTAGGTAGAAATTTTATAAAGACATAAGGTGCACATAGTGCAAAAAATTAAACATGATACGCCAGATACGTGAGTTTTTTTGTCATTTAATCTGTACAGAGAAGATAAATAAATAGCTTCAGTTTCATGATAAGGGAGCTGGCGAAGCTTGTCAAGTAGTTTTTAGCCCCGTTTCTGTGAGCTACCTGATGACACCATTGCTGCAACTAAAAACTTTCATTTTAGCAGTTAAACAAGGCCAAATTTAATAGAGAGAGGATTTTTTTATTTTCTCATTCTTCTCATTTTCCTCTCTAACAATTTTTTTTCCGCTTAATATGTCCTTTATTTCATCTCCTGTTAAAGTTTCAAACTCCAGTAGATTTTCGGCAATGAGATCTAAGCCTTTCTTATGCTTGGTCAAAATGTCTTTCGCTTTTTCATAGCAAGAAGACACAACTTTCTTCACTTCTTCATCTATAAGTTTTAACGTATCTTCAGAAATTATCTCAGAACCATGCATAGTTTGTTCGTGATTGTGATAGATCGGACCTATTTTGTCGCTCATTCCCCATTTTGTTACCATAGAACGTGATAAATCTGATGCTAGTTTTATATCTGAAGATGCGCCGCTTGTGACTTTATCATAGCCAAAAATTAGCTCTTCTGCCACACGTCCACCCATTGCAACAGTTATATCTGCTAGCATCTTTTCTCTTGTGAGGGACACTCTATCTGTTTCTGGTAGTCTCATAACTAAA encodes the following:
- the rpmI gene encoding 50S ribosomal protein L35, with the translated sequence MKKIKLKTKSSVKKRFHLTAKGKVISTQSGKRHGMVKRSKSNIRNQRGTTILGKSDSRIVKLYMPYGI
- the rplT gene encoding 50S ribosomal protein L20 — translated: MARVKRGVTTHARHKKILKLAKGYRGRAKNCYRIALQRVEKALQYAYRDRRTRKRDFRSLWIIRINAAAREHGLTYGRFMHGLTLAGIDLNRKILAEMAVNYKDDFAKLAEAVSGKLAENS
- the alaS gene encoding alanine--tRNA ligase; amino-acid sequence: MKLNEIRERFIKFFISNGHEQVSSSPLIPEHDPTLMFTNAGMVQFKNIFTGVQKTEMKRAVSSQKCLRAGGKHNDLENVGYTTRHHTFFEMLGNFSFGDYFKETAIEFAWKFITKELSLDKNRLSITVYHTDDEAYEIWRKISGFSSDKIIRITTDDNFWSMGSTGPCGPCSEIFYDHGSPNLQEGDRIVEIWNLVFMEFNKDEEGNLHKLPKKCIDTGMGLERIAAVMQNVHDNYDIDLFSALISKSQEYCGRTENKIAHKIVADHLRAAAFLIAEGVLPGNEGRNYVLRRLIRRAARYIHLLGYNDSLLHRIFPALIDSTSSAYMGDVYPELVRAKSLIETTLKSEEENFKDTLMKGINLLEKFTTDLKSGDTLPGESAFKLYDTYGFPLDITLDVLKEKKINFDQKGFDDAMGEQKERARTKWAGSGEKSVEQVWFDLINKFGKTEFVGYELGEIKDAKVLAVISFQNEVIDSAKEGEKITVILDKTPFYGESGGQVGDTGSFIVPSVIQVADTGIQKEENTWSRAGMTTDCIAGSMVIVENTNKVNDLYLHRCIVKSGSMCKGDTVAASIDKERRQTLRRNHSATHLLHFTLRKILGDHVTQKGSLVAPDRLRFDFSHNTQVAQDQLFWVEDMVNSLIRENLSASTKIQSMNQAIDEGAMALFGEKYGDQVRVVNIGDSKELCGGTHVEHTGEIGLFKIVTESSVAFGVRRIEALTGQEAINYVRDNEINLKKVAEFVKVPVSEITSRLGVLSQEHKKSETKIRNLYKKLVSAENIKSTEINGINFISHTFTDIPANVIREFVLQQQKPKTVIAFTATEKDKTVLIIKVSKDLINKISAKELISIAVEKNCGGNAELAQTGCDSNKIDDAITAIYSKITASKHSTSYHHEPSYRRGANKQRDT
- a CDS encoding PAS domain-containing protein, yielding MEIYVGKEKRIANVVTQHWSDIKGSDRDWPERHEIDTAEIMESWQHCFIIEVKDQGYICENAGEKAVEFYGFEKKTRIDNKYAIDAPFLRLYKIDAVIDKLDTVIESKCPINEEEESESVKMRQVLLPLGDKEGITHILGVITFKLL